A window of the Cystobacter fuscus genome harbors these coding sequences:
- a CDS encoding PspA/IM30 family protein gives MFFDWLRKKTPKKPAHGVDPLAAFDQLIEDLERQGAEVRKSAATLLALKGELSRSQERYARRLEELARRKAVADTQGDAKISQTLERDRAQAETLLNTTRESLLRAEQDGQLLLEAAADLGNRVAELRTERESASARLAVGGLVSSALREQVERFEKVLAVDAARDEIERAHALAEIYREEREESGKQG, from the coding sequence ATGTTCTTCGACTGGTTGCGCAAGAAGACTCCCAAGAAGCCCGCGCACGGGGTGGATCCCCTCGCGGCCTTCGATCAGCTCATCGAGGACCTGGAGCGGCAGGGCGCGGAGGTGCGCAAGTCGGCCGCCACGCTGCTGGCCCTCAAGGGCGAGCTGTCCCGCTCCCAGGAGCGCTATGCCCGGCGGCTGGAGGAACTCGCCCGGCGCAAGGCCGTCGCGGACACCCAGGGGGACGCGAAGATCTCCCAGACGCTCGAGCGCGACCGCGCCCAGGCCGAAACCCTGCTGAACACCACGCGCGAGTCGCTGCTCCGGGCCGAGCAGGACGGCCAGTTGCTGCTGGAGGCCGCCGCGGACCTGGGCAACCGGGTGGCCGAGCTGCGCACCGAGCGGGAGAGCGCCTCCGCGCGGCTCGCCGTGGGCGGCCTGGTGTCCAGCGCCCTGCGCGAGCAGGTGGAGCGCTTCGAGAAGGTGCTCGCGGTGGACGCGGCCCGGGATGAGATCGAACGGGCCCACGCGCTCGCGGAGATCTACCGCGAGGAGCGCGAGGAGTCCGGCAAGCAGGGCTGA
- a CDS encoding dihydroxyacetone kinase family protein, translating to MKKLINDPRAVVGEMLEGLVSLHPGLALLEGEAVVMRSDLPADPAARQVAVLSGGGSGHEPAHAGYVGPGMLHAAVAGDVFTSPSTDSVLAAIRAVAGPAGALLVVKNYTGDRLNFGLAAELARAEGIPTETVIVSDDVSLRDTVEPSRRRGIAGTVLVHKVAGAASASGASLAQVAREAAAAASALGTMGVGLGACTVPAAGRPGFSLGEDEIELGLGIHGEQGVRRVPLQPANALVDTLLSAIVDDQRLGAGDRVALLINGLGGTPAQELAIIARRALAFLRERGLTVERAWSGEFLTALEMPGCSLSLLKVDDERLHRLDAATSAPAWPGSGRLAPARRIAPARTVPHASSPTESRPADMEHVHQALLAIADAFDAAETRLTELDGAAGDGDLGISLVRGAAAIRALPPSSWTSPARALMALSEALRRAIGGSSGPFYATALLRASRRLAEHPLPDARAWAEAFQAGVEAVAELGGAGPGDRTMIDALRPAADIFSRELQAGGTPAEAWAEALLAAERGAEATARMKPRLGRASYLGERALGLPDAGAEAVVVWLRALSRFIR from the coding sequence ATGAAGAAGCTCATCAATGATCCCCGCGCCGTCGTGGGGGAGATGCTCGAAGGTCTCGTCTCGCTCCATCCAGGGCTCGCGCTGCTCGAGGGTGAAGCCGTCGTGATGCGCTCCGATCTTCCCGCCGACCCCGCCGCGCGCCAGGTCGCCGTGCTCTCCGGAGGCGGCAGCGGACACGAGCCCGCCCACGCCGGCTACGTGGGGCCCGGCATGCTGCACGCCGCGGTCGCCGGCGACGTGTTCACCTCCCCGAGCACCGACTCGGTCCTCGCCGCCATCCGCGCCGTCGCCGGGCCCGCCGGTGCCCTCCTCGTGGTGAAGAACTACACCGGAGACCGGCTCAACTTCGGTCTCGCCGCCGAGCTGGCCCGCGCCGAGGGCATCCCCACCGAAACCGTCATCGTCTCCGACGACGTCTCCCTGCGCGACACCGTCGAGCCCTCGCGGCGCCGGGGCATCGCGGGCACCGTCCTCGTGCACAAGGTGGCCGGCGCCGCCTCCGCTTCCGGCGCCTCGCTCGCGCAGGTCGCGCGCGAAGCCGCCGCCGCCGCCAGCGCGCTGGGCACCATGGGCGTGGGCCTCGGCGCCTGCACCGTGCCCGCCGCGGGCCGTCCCGGCTTCTCCCTCGGCGAGGACGAGATCGAGCTGGGACTCGGCATCCATGGTGAACAAGGCGTCCGCCGCGTCCCCCTCCAGCCCGCCAATGCCCTGGTGGACACCCTGCTCTCCGCCATCGTCGACGATCAACGCCTCGGCGCGGGTGACCGCGTGGCCCTGCTCATCAACGGGCTGGGAGGCACTCCGGCCCAGGAGCTGGCGATCATCGCCCGCCGCGCCCTGGCCTTCCTGCGCGAGCGGGGCCTCACCGTGGAGCGGGCCTGGAGCGGCGAGTTCCTCACCGCCCTGGAGATGCCCGGCTGTTCCCTGTCCCTGTTGAAGGTGGACGACGAGCGGTTGCACCGGCTCGACGCCGCCACCTCCGCCCCCGCCTGGCCGGGCTCCGGACGGCTCGCCCCCGCGCGCAGGATCGCGCCCGCTCGCACCGTGCCACACGCCTCCAGTCCCACCGAGTCGCGCCCGGCGGACATGGAGCACGTCCACCAGGCGCTCCTCGCCATCGCCGATGCGTTCGACGCCGCCGAGACGCGGCTGACGGAACTCGACGGCGCGGCGGGGGATGGAGATCTCGGCATCAGCCTCGTACGGGGCGCGGCGGCGATCCGGGCCCTGCCCCCGTCCTCCTGGACGAGCCCCGCGCGGGCCCTGATGGCGCTCAGCGAGGCCCTGCGCCGCGCCATTGGCGGCAGCTCGGGGCCCTTCTACGCCACCGCCCTGCTGCGCGCCTCCCGCCGGCTGGCGGAGCATCCCCTGCCCGATGCCCGCGCCTGGGCCGAGGCCTTCCAGGCGGGTGTCGAGGCAGTGGCCGAGCTCGGTGGCGCCGGTCCGGGAGATCGCACGATGATCGACGCCCTGCGCCCCGCCGCGGACATCTTCTCCCGGGAGCTCCAGGCCGGAGGCACGCCCGCCGAGGCCTGGGCGGAGGCCCTCCTCGCCGCCGAGCGGGGAGCCGAGGCCACGGCGCGGATGAAGCCCCGTCTGGGTCGTGCCAGCTACCTCGGCGAGCGCGCCCTCGGTCTGCCCGACGCGGGCGCGGAGGCGGTGGTCGTCTGGCTCCGGGCCCTCTCCCGCTTCATCCGGTGA
- a CDS encoding pentapeptide repeat-containing protein, translating into MAVQPIPLVPNEFQRAVERLVRDMKWKGTPREAAEGQQMLATKAVLKNREIKNERLELTDKGSLYFLGPELTLSHCTVVLKVSARSLLIREGTRFIDCTFEVKKELKNHQDWVFASLKGCRFKGRLSGCEFGRWPDYSEGWEHGSIDACDFSEAHLDGCRFHGCDMSTLQLPLWPCFTILDPLRRGPELVARQWPGDVGIAMKGHLREPPSTVAVTWSASVLAKEGGTTPEAIKAVLDQCEGIVY; encoded by the coding sequence GTGGCTGTGCAGCCCATTCCCCTGGTGCCAAACGAGTTTCAACGAGCTGTCGAGCGGCTGGTCCGGGACATGAAGTGGAAGGGAACACCTCGGGAGGCGGCGGAAGGACAGCAGATGCTCGCTACCAAAGCCGTCCTCAAGAACCGGGAAATCAAAAACGAGCGACTGGAACTGACCGACAAGGGCTCGCTCTACTTTCTCGGTCCCGAACTCACGTTGAGTCATTGCACCGTCGTCCTGAAGGTGTCTGCCAGAAGCCTCCTCATCCGCGAAGGAACACGTTTCATAGACTGTACCTTCGAGGTGAAGAAGGAACTGAAAAACCATCAGGATTGGGTATTTGCCTCCCTCAAGGGTTGCCGGTTCAAGGGGAGGCTGTCGGGTTGTGAGTTCGGCCGTTGGCCCGACTATTCGGAAGGATGGGAGCATGGCTCCATCGACGCCTGTGATTTCTCCGAGGCTCACTTGGACGGCTGTCGGTTCCACGGCTGTGACATGAGCACCCTCCAGTTGCCCCTATGGCCGTGCTTCACCATTCTGGATCCCCTCCGCCGGGGTCCTGAGTTGGTTGCTCGGCAGTGGCCCGGGGATGTTGGCATCGCGATGAAGGGGCACCTTCGCGAGCCGCCTTCCACCGTGGCCGTGACCTGGTCTGCATCGGTCCTGGCGAAGGAGGGTGGGACTACGCCGGAAGCTATCAAGGCGGTCCTCGATCAATGTGAGGGCATCGTCTATTGA
- a CDS encoding head protein, translating to MAIGDLINNAVDLLGRVDEKTQSPEEHELLRAAADALRFIWANGLSYEFMDYRESLEFESPPPVVAAFKTREEANSWLANNPRPPAMAYVLISGEYHVVAYRRESDWRTFLPHPTLEFYLEEMTKDGLPSVVVTFNTREEADAWFGSQSEPSAQTVIQIGGEHYLAVYYRNIKHRAIFPFSTAKRLEKKEESGQ from the coding sequence ATGGCAATCGGAGACCTGATCAATAACGCGGTGGATCTCCTCGGACGAGTCGACGAGAAGACCCAGTCCCCGGAGGAGCACGAGTTGCTTCGTGCTGCGGCCGACGCGCTCAGATTCATCTGGGCGAATGGGCTGTCATATGAATTCATGGACTATCGGGAGAGCCTCGAGTTTGAGTCGCCGCCCCCGGTGGTTGCCGCTTTCAAGACGCGCGAGGAAGCGAATTCCTGGCTGGCCAACAACCCCAGGCCGCCGGCCATGGCTTATGTCCTGATCTCGGGCGAGTACCATGTGGTGGCGTATCGTCGCGAGAGCGATTGGCGCACCTTCCTCCCGCATCCAACCCTTGAGTTTTATCTTGAGGAGATGACGAAAGACGGCCTCCCTTCGGTGGTGGTCACATTCAACACCCGTGAGGAGGCAGATGCTTGGTTTGGAAGTCAGTCGGAGCCGTCAGCGCAGACGGTCATTCAGATCGGGGGCGAGCACTATCTGGCGGTGTACTATCGAAACATCAAGCACCGCGCCATCTTCCCCTTCTCCACGGCCAAGAGGCTAGAGAAGAAAGAGGAATCGGGACAATAG
- a CDS encoding DUF2381 family protein has protein sequence MLATALPLILTLSLTQNPAPPGHMDCEEIQRIERTRTAPTPHEICVSPGRMTGVVFDEPVLVELQEEFRFEEVSRGRTSINVMPPKDMAPGERLRLSARYVDGNHPEDALTLFLVASPDQSTRQVEVFRDTRTRESFERELEQERVERQRSQQELARLRLELEQLRQKYADPRQLHWLIYSHSMTREGIRARTFKKSLIGQEGNELRVDKGVSYRSKYRIAIELWLVNLGSIPWNNIGIEVRLLPHGDWPIVHSWQQAMPEVNVAFMVIIEMEAPSAWTSVECELLLRDDSGKRLRIRGIEIP, from the coding sequence GTGCTCGCGACCGCCCTGCCGCTCATACTGACACTCTCATTGACACAGAACCCCGCCCCTCCTGGGCACATGGACTGTGAAGAGATTCAGCGTATCGAACGAACGAGAACAGCCCCTACTCCCCACGAGATCTGCGTCAGCCCTGGACGCATGACAGGAGTTGTCTTCGATGAACCCGTCTTGGTGGAACTGCAAGAAGAGTTCCGGTTCGAAGAGGTCTCTCGTGGTCGCACGAGCATCAATGTCATGCCCCCCAAGGACATGGCTCCTGGCGAACGGCTTCGCTTGTCGGCTCGCTACGTGGATGGAAACCACCCGGAGGACGCCCTCACGCTGTTCCTGGTGGCGTCTCCCGACCAGTCCACCCGACAAGTCGAGGTGTTCCGCGATACGCGAACTCGCGAATCCTTCGAACGCGAATTGGAGCAGGAACGCGTGGAAAGGCAACGCAGCCAGCAAGAGCTGGCCCGATTGCGGCTCGAACTCGAGCAACTTCGTCAGAAGTACGCGGATCCCCGCCAACTGCATTGGCTGATTTACAGCCACTCCATGACTCGAGAGGGCATCCGTGCCCGGACTTTCAAGAAGTCACTGATTGGACAAGAGGGCAACGAGCTCCGCGTCGACAAGGGGGTCAGCTATCGCTCCAAGTACCGTATAGCCATTGAACTCTGGCTGGTGAACTTGGGTTCGATCCCCTGGAACAACATCGGTATAGAAGTACGGCTCCTCCCCCACGGGGATTGGCCGATTGTCCATTCCTGGCAGCAAGCGATGCCCGAGGTGAACGTGGCGTTCATGGTCATCATCGAGATGGAAGCTCCATCCGCCTGGACATCTGTAGAATGCGAGCTGCTCCTACGGGATGACTCGGGGAAGAGACTCAGAATCAGGGGAATCGAGATCCCCTAG
- a CDS encoding serine/threonine protein kinase, which produces MRIARDEVPDEPLGLNLLPGAEVAGFIIERRLAAGSFGALYQARRGVKRFAIKLVPRDARGEREVDALRRVQDLPVVGFHGYGLWPEEKPRFIVLALELVEGVALDTWAREFNPSTSELLTQVMLPLVSTLGQLHAAGVVHRDVKEANIVMRRKDGHPVLVDFGAAGFEGAHRLTLRLPPGTPEYRSPEVVRFAREWEGEPPPGRPGDDLWALGVTLYALLTRTLPFGDRHGSLAQAILEDAPEPPHVRNPRVPATVGELCLRLLAKEPAERPADASALELDLKAALAGADAAWDEPLFDGGRKPLPPAEPCLPLMPEPEFPLASELRRRHMALALGALAALFLAPATPLQKSTVLLPTSQEVSRHEMAEVDMTGEVVSSAGLQKSPPPAPVAQATNPAEIPMRPSPKNRLIITAAATAAVCTAPACVSGPKPAPPMPAEPCPAGSEKTRERLGLGPTEDVKVWLMSYVRGNDFTSFIYVKSGPVITEPKILPLPISNVPQRTQDAIPRRTIFKGQLYTRENRVYGRFTEVTLPGEKPMPICMEMDDGGLDEPGVETYGGTRSNPLLPPAVRLRTMPEFRPIPSR; this is translated from the coding sequence ATGAGAATCGCGAGGGATGAGGTGCCGGACGAGCCGCTCGGGTTGAACCTGTTGCCCGGAGCGGAGGTGGCCGGCTTCATCATCGAGAGGCGGCTGGCGGCTGGCAGCTTCGGCGCGCTGTACCAGGCCCGAAGGGGTGTCAAGCGCTTCGCCATCAAGCTGGTGCCCCGGGACGCGCGGGGCGAGCGGGAGGTGGACGCGCTGCGGCGGGTGCAGGATCTGCCCGTGGTGGGCTTCCACGGCTATGGCCTGTGGCCCGAGGAGAAGCCGCGCTTCATCGTCCTGGCGCTGGAGTTGGTGGAAGGCGTCGCGCTGGACACCTGGGCGCGGGAGTTCAACCCGAGCACGTCCGAGCTGCTCACCCAGGTGATGCTGCCGCTGGTGTCCACGCTCGGCCAGCTGCATGCCGCGGGCGTGGTGCACCGGGACGTGAAGGAGGCCAACATCGTGATGCGGCGGAAGGACGGCCATCCGGTGCTGGTGGACTTCGGCGCGGCGGGGTTCGAGGGCGCGCATCGGCTCACCTTGCGGCTGCCGCCGGGCACCCCCGAGTACCGCAGCCCCGAGGTGGTGCGCTTCGCCCGCGAGTGGGAGGGAGAGCCACCGCCGGGGCGGCCCGGGGACGACTTGTGGGCGCTGGGCGTCACCCTCTACGCGCTGCTCACGCGCACCCTGCCCTTCGGCGATCGCCACGGCTCCCTGGCACAAGCCATCCTCGAGGACGCACCCGAGCCTCCCCACGTGCGCAATCCGCGCGTGCCCGCGACAGTGGGCGAGCTGTGCCTGCGCCTGCTGGCGAAGGAGCCCGCGGAGCGCCCCGCCGATGCGTCCGCGCTCGAGCTCGACTTGAAGGCCGCCCTCGCCGGAGCCGATGCCGCGTGGGACGAGCCCCTCTTCGACGGAGGCCGCAAGCCGCTGCCTCCAGCGGAGCCCTGCCTTCCCCTCATGCCGGAGCCCGAGTTCCCCCTGGCGTCCGAGTTGCGGCGGCGGCACATGGCCCTCGCGTTGGGCGCGCTCGCGGCCCTGTTCCTCGCTCCCGCGACCCCACTTCAAAAGTCCACCGTGCTGCTGCCAACGTCCCAGGAGGTTTCTCGCCATGAAATGGCGGAGGTCGACATGACGGGAGAAGTTGTGTCCAGCGCGGGACTTCAGAAGTCACCACCCCCCGCGCCCGTCGCCCAGGCGACGAACCCCGCGGAAATACCCATGCGTCCCTCTCCGAAGAATCGTCTGATCATCACCGCTGCGGCCACTGCCGCTGTCTGCACGGCTCCCGCTTGTGTGAGCGGGCCGAAGCCTGCCCCTCCGATGCCCGCTGAACCCTGCCCCGCTGGCAGCGAGAAGACCCGTGAGCGTCTGGGCCTCGGTCCGACCGAGGATGTCAAGGTGTGGTTGATGAGCTACGTGAGAGGAAATGACTTCACTTCATTCATTTACGTGAAGTCCGGTCCGGTCATCACCGAACCCAAAATCCTTCCCCTCCCAATCAGCAACGTGCCCCAGAGGACGCAGGACGCGATCCCCAGGCGCACGATCTTCAAGGGACAACTCTATACCCGGGAGAACCGTGTCTATGGTCGATTCACCGAGGTCACTCTCCCGGGCGAAAAACCCATGCCGATTTGCATGGAGATGGACGATGGCGGCCTGGATGAACCCGGTGTGGAGACATACGGAGGGACGCGCAGCAACCCATTGCTCCCTCCCGCCGTGCGGCTCAGGACCATGCCTGAATTCCGTCCGATCCCCAGCCGGTGA
- a CDS encoding DNA integrity scanning protein DisA nucleotide-binding domain protein — protein sequence MSETSKFDREFLRAALSLAGKGDVDHFLYISDVLIAPEDLRRQLAKRKLVYAVTTPRLAQELLANKQRALVIPAYDYSRTERVKVALVSALSQGAFAEGNLVLCMTGKLGRPPDTLMQMRIGGSLDDRLAIEGVKLGDEFNSQVVDALIQLALQIGQEGFEGHPIGTIITIGDHTSVMEKSRQMTINPFQGISESERNVLDPKIREAIKNFSVLDGSFVIREDGVVLAAGRYLSASDEAVKIPLGLGARHAAAASITSTTKSIALVVSQTSGAVRLFKNGNIVLELHQTARRT from the coding sequence ATGAGCGAAACCTCGAAATTCGACCGGGAGTTCCTGCGAGCCGCCCTCTCGCTCGCTGGGAAGGGTGACGTCGACCACTTCCTCTACATCAGCGACGTGCTCATCGCGCCCGAGGATCTGCGGCGACAGCTCGCCAAGCGCAAGCTCGTCTACGCCGTCACCACCCCACGCCTCGCCCAGGAACTGCTCGCCAACAAGCAGCGCGCGCTCGTCATCCCCGCCTACGACTACTCGCGCACCGAGCGGGTGAAGGTGGCGCTCGTGTCCGCGCTGTCCCAGGGAGCGTTCGCCGAGGGCAACCTGGTGCTGTGCATGACGGGCAAGCTCGGCCGTCCCCCGGACACGCTGATGCAGATGCGCATCGGCGGCTCGCTGGACGATCGGCTGGCCATCGAGGGCGTGAAGCTCGGGGACGAGTTCAACTCCCAGGTGGTGGACGCCCTCATCCAGCTCGCGCTGCAGATCGGCCAGGAGGGCTTCGAGGGCCACCCCATCGGCACCATCATCACCATCGGCGACCACACGAGCGTGATGGAGAAGAGCCGGCAGATGACGATCAACCCCTTCCAGGGCATCTCCGAGTCCGAGCGCAACGTGTTGGATCCGAAGATCCGCGAGGCCATCAAGAACTTCTCGGTGCTCGACGGCTCGTTCGTCATCCGCGAGGACGGCGTGGTGCTGGCCGCGGGCCGCTACCTGTCGGCGTCCGACGAGGCGGTGAAGATTCCCCTCGGCCTGGGCGCGCGGCACGCCGCGGCGGCGAGCATCACCTCGACGACGAAGAGCATCGCGCTGGTGGTGAGCCAGACCTCCGGAGCGGTGCGGCTCTTCAAGAACGGCAACATCGTGCTGGAGCTGCACCAGACCGCGCGCCGCACCTGA
- a CDS encoding TraR/DksA family transcriptional regulator, whose amino-acid sequence MNQKDLKRYKKMLEDSKTSLLESAKKTLVEEASFDTDDLPDEIDQASSEYTQSMVFRLRDREKFLLQKIDRALGRIEDGTFGVCERCDEEISPKRLEARPVTTLCIRCKEEQEKKEKSYG is encoded by the coding sequence GTGAACCAGAAAGATCTCAAGCGTTACAAGAAGATGCTCGAGGACAGCAAGACGAGCCTGCTGGAGAGCGCCAAGAAGACGCTGGTAGAGGAGGCCAGCTTCGACACCGACGATCTCCCCGACGAGATCGATCAGGCCTCTTCCGAGTACACGCAATCGATGGTGTTCCGGTTGCGTGATCGGGAAAAGTTCTTGCTGCAGAAGATCGACCGGGCGCTCGGCCGTATCGAGGATGGCACCTTCGGCGTCTGCGAGCGGTGCGACGAGGAGATCTCCCCCAAGCGGTTGGAGGCACGGCCCGTCACCACGCTGTGCATCCGCTGCAAGGAGGAGCAGGAGAAGAAGGAGAAGTCCTACGGCTGA
- a CDS encoding FHA domain-containing protein: protein MPHCPRCDAENPDSATTCHACSAPLRSGTMVMAATKPVLRPQVSLRVVRADGGPESVVKMTRDTLTCGPQGDLPLVDDPFIMPVQARFFFSGGRLAMEDVGGANGVFARLRQERELPVGGELRLGRQRLVLEPIPAAAVGPGGAHIWGSADPGYRLRLVQILEGGIRGAAFPLKEGDNHLGREHGEITFPTDGFVSGRHALLHVKQDRLRVKDVGSSNGTFLRLTGPVFVENGDHFLIGRQLLRVEIQLAA, encoded by the coding sequence ATGCCACACTGTCCCCGCTGCGACGCCGAGAATCCCGATTCCGCCACCACCTGCCATGCCTGTAGCGCGCCCCTGCGCTCGGGGACCATGGTCATGGCCGCCACCAAGCCCGTGCTCCGTCCCCAGGTCTCCCTGCGGGTGGTGCGGGCCGACGGGGGCCCGGAATCCGTGGTGAAGATGACCCGGGACACCCTCACCTGCGGCCCCCAGGGGGATCTGCCGCTCGTGGACGATCCCTTCATCATGCCCGTGCAGGCGCGCTTCTTCTTCTCCGGAGGCCGGCTCGCCATGGAGGACGTGGGCGGAGCCAACGGCGTGTTCGCCCGCCTGCGCCAGGAGCGGGAGCTGCCCGTGGGCGGCGAGCTGCGGCTGGGCCGGCAGCGCCTGGTGCTCGAGCCCATTCCGGCGGCGGCCGTGGGCCCCGGCGGCGCCCACATCTGGGGCTCGGCGGATCCCGGCTACCGGCTGCGGCTGGTGCAGATTCTCGAGGGGGGCATCCGCGGGGCGGCCTTCCCGCTCAAGGAAGGGGACAACCACCTGGGACGCGAGCACGGGGAGATCACCTTCCCCACCGACGGCTTCGTCTCCGGACGCCACGCGCTCCTGCACGTGAAGCAGGACCGGCTGCGCGTCAAGGACGTGGGCTCGTCCAACGGCACCTTCCTGCGGCTGACCGGACCCGTCTTCGTGGAGAACGGGGACCACTTCCTCATCGGACGGCAGTTGCTCCGGGTGGAGATCCAACTGGCGGCGTGA
- a CDS encoding serine/threonine-protein kinase yields the protein MPCPSCGTETGDASNYCPSCGATLARGDQDEYIGRTLARKYKVEALIGEGGMGKVYRARQEALDKLVVLKVLRRSLLNDERTVARFKREAKAASRLNHPNSISILDFGQAEDGALFIAMEFVPGQDLHTVLSKEGPLSEPRIARIVSQVLSALNDAHGAGVIHRDLKPENIMVEQRRNEPDCVKVLDFGIAKIQDGGNDDGPALTRTGFVCGTPEYMSPEQARGGSLDHRSDLYAVGVILYQLVTGRLPFESDTAVGFATKHLTEEPVPPSRRRPEVRVSPGMERLIMRALSKSPDDRPQDAEAFRAELLAVAQERERRHAPSGSTGRRPAQGLAPLPRRGTPPPNTLSTEITDTNWNGSPEPTVKAPLERTQATAPMPRAAPERTQIAPASRAERDRSSTASVSVMRAPERTPPPIFNAPLNDKTEAMLLTLPPREPESEPEPEPGGGFGVLKAFVLTLALGTLALAGYWLYTSWSEQARAKPFVPPSNAPIPGQDTGAYVPAPGVPLYEQVIPPRRRDEREALRRKQAGYEAYKNGNLDLAATEYRNAFVLDPTPELSLMLGEVYWARGINDEARGWWRRHLRDAPDSKARATLLLKEPGLAEPASP from the coding sequence TTGCCTTGCCCCAGCTGCGGCACCGAAACCGGTGACGCCTCCAATTACTGCCCCTCCTGCGGCGCCACGCTCGCGCGTGGAGATCAGGACGAGTACATCGGCCGCACGCTCGCCCGGAAGTACAAGGTCGAGGCCCTCATTGGCGAGGGGGGCATGGGCAAGGTGTACCGTGCCCGTCAGGAGGCGTTGGACAAGCTGGTGGTGCTCAAGGTGCTGCGCCGCTCGCTGCTCAACGACGAGCGCACCGTGGCGCGCTTCAAGCGCGAGGCCAAGGCGGCCAGCCGCCTCAACCACCCCAACTCCATCAGCATCCTCGACTTCGGCCAGGCCGAGGACGGGGCGCTCTTCATCGCGATGGAGTTCGTGCCGGGGCAGGATCTGCACACCGTGCTCAGCAAGGAGGGGCCGCTGTCCGAGCCGCGCATCGCGCGCATCGTCAGCCAGGTGCTCTCCGCCCTCAACGACGCGCACGGCGCCGGCGTCATCCACCGGGACCTGAAGCCCGAGAACATCATGGTGGAGCAGCGCCGCAACGAGCCGGACTGCGTCAAGGTGCTCGACTTCGGCATCGCGAAGATCCAGGACGGCGGCAACGACGACGGGCCGGCGCTCACGCGCACCGGCTTCGTGTGCGGCACCCCCGAGTACATGTCGCCCGAGCAGGCCAGGGGCGGCTCGTTGGATCACCGCTCGGACCTGTACGCGGTGGGCGTCATCCTCTACCAGCTCGTCACCGGGCGGCTGCCCTTCGAGTCCGACACCGCGGTGGGCTTCGCCACCAAGCACCTCACCGAGGAGCCGGTTCCGCCCTCGCGCCGCCGTCCGGAGGTGCGCGTGTCGCCGGGCATGGAGCGGCTCATCATGCGGGCGCTCTCCAAGAGTCCGGATGACCGGCCCCAGGACGCGGAGGCCTTCCGGGCGGAGCTGCTCGCGGTGGCCCAGGAGCGGGAGCGCCGCCACGCGCCCTCGGGCTCCACCGGCCGGCGCCCGGCGCAGGGGCTCGCGCCGCTGCCGCGCCGGGGCACGCCCCCGCCCAATACCCTGAGCACGGAAATCACCGACACGAACTGGAACGGCTCGCCCGAGCCCACCGTGAAGGCCCCGCTCGAGCGCACGCAGGCGACCGCTCCCATGCCCCGGGCGGCGCCCGAGCGTACGCAGATCGCCCCCGCGTCCCGGGCCGAACGCGATCGCTCCTCCACCGCGTCCGTCTCCGTGATGCGCGCGCCCGAGCGCACTCCTCCCCCGATCTTCAACGCCCCGCTCAACGACAAGACCGAGGCGATGCTCCTCACCCTGCCGCCGCGCGAGCCCGAGTCCGAGCCCGAGCCCGAGCCGGGAGGCGGCTTCGGGGTGCTCAAGGCGTTCGTGCTCACCCTGGCGCTGGGCACGCTCGCCCTGGCGGGCTACTGGCTGTACACGAGCTGGAGCGAGCAGGCGCGCGCCAAGCCCTTCGTCCCGCCGAGCAACGCGCCCATTCCGGGGCAGGACACCGGGGCCTACGTGCCCGCGCCCGGGGTGCCGCTGTACGAGCAGGTCATTCCGCCCCGCCGGCGCGACGAGCGCGAGGCGCTGCGGCGCAAGCAGGCGGGCTACGAGGCCTACAAGAACGGCAACCTGGATCTCGCGGCCACCGAGTACCGCAACGCCTTCGTGTTGGATCCGACGCCGGAGCTGTCGTTGATGCTCGGCGAGGTGTACTGGGCGCGGGGCATCAACGACGAGGCGCGGGGGTGGTGGCGCAGGCACCTGCGCGACGCGCCGGACTCCAAGGCGCGCGCCACGTTGCTGCTCAAGGAGCCGGGCCTCGCCGAGCCCGCGAGCCCGTAG